The following nucleotide sequence is from Peribacillus sp. ACCC06369.
AGAATCTTTCCTAGAGAGAAAATGTCTGCCCTTTCATCCACTTCTCGTGAATCTGCATATTGTTCTGGTGCCGCATAAACGTCAGAGCCAAGTCCAACCTGAGTCCTAGTTAAATTGGTTTTTCCATTTAAAAATTTACCGAGTCCAAAATCTGAAATTTTAAGAATATCATGTCCATCTTCATTGTATACCAAAATATTTTCCGGTTTTAAATCACGATGAATTATTTCCCTCTCATGAGCATATTCTATTCCGTCCAATATCTGGTTAAAATAAAATACCGCTGTTTCATCATCCATTTTCCCAACGTTATTTTGTCTGTATTCATTCATAAAAGCTCTAAAATTAGATTTACCTAGGGGCATTGTATAGTACGCTACTCCTTTTTCTTTATCCCCAACGATACTGTCATCTAATGAAAAGTCAATGATTGAAACTATATTTTTATGTTTTAACTTGGAATGTATTCTTATTTCTCTATTGAATCTATCAATAGCTTCTTGATTTAGTTGCTCCGGTTTCAGAACTTTTATTGCTATTAATTCATTCTCATCAAATATGTGATTGCCTTTATATACATCACCAAAGCCACCATCACCCAAATGTTCTTCAAAAATATAAAGATATGGCTCTCTCCTTGGACTTTTTTCCATATTTATATCCTCCTACAGGCTGCTTTAAAACCCTTATTATTACAAATGGTAGTATAAATGAATTAAGTTATATTCTATGTAAATAATACCATATAATTCTAATTAACAACTTACTTTTGTGATACTTCAGAATAATCAAATGATAGAATTATTAAACACAATGTGTTCCAGATTTACGTGATACAAATAAAATTTCTTTAAAATAACCATCAAACTTTGCCAAATAAATGAAATAACATGAATTTAAAGCTAAATTACTTAGCTACACTTGGTCAAATACCTGATGCTGGTTATTTCAATCTAGAAATTTATCAAAGTTAAAATCTATGTGAAAATTATTTTTAGATTTACTGTGAGGACAGGCAATAATTTCAAACAAAATCATACGTATTAAAAATGGAATAAAAACAAAGGGGAGTTAAATATGGATAATGAATTTACGGAATTTCGACAGCACCCACTGCCTCAGCCAACACAACAACAAATCGATTATGTTGACTATTTAAACAATAATAAAAGTGAGATGCAAAGAGTGGTAAATGAGTACCAAAACCAAGGAGGGAATCCTGGTTATTATCAAGATTTCCGTACTTTACCAAATCCTCTTGTACTTTATAATTATACAGATAAATGGTCAATTATTATTGTAGGCCAATCTATTACAGGACCCTTTACAACCTACCTAGTTTGGATTCCTAATGGTAATATATTTCAACCAAATACCACTCAGCCTCCTTACCCTTTCTACACATATAATGCTTTTTTATTTCCTACTTTACAATTTAGATATTTATTCGAATTTAATACATGGTATATTTCATAATATTTTATAGTAAGGTAATGCTCTTACTTAATACTTAACAAAATAAATATTGTAGACAGTGTTATAAAATATCCTAAGACTTATATTTTGTAACACTTTTGTTTTATTTTATGTATTCCAGTATTACATGCCATAAAAGGCCTGATGGATATATCCTTTTACAAAGACAAAAAAGCCCAAGCCATGCCGGCAAGGACTTTCCCTTAAAGCGCATTCCCCAACCCGCCTTAGGAGCTGCATCTTTCAGCAAAGGATGATCAGTCATTCAATTGAATTCTTTCAGGGCAGGTATAGATATTCAGTGAATCATTACGAATGAACCCGACCGTGGTGATCCCCAATCCTTCAGCCAACTCCAAAGCCAATTCGGTTGGAGCGGATTTCGAGAGTATCAGTTCACAGCCGATCTTCGCCACTTTCAAAAGAATTTCCGATGAAATCCGGCCGCTGAACACGATGGCTTTCCCTTCTATCGAAATACCATTTTTCAAGCAATGGCCGTATATTTTGTCCAAGGCGTTATGCCTTCCAATGTCCATCCTGCTTAATACGAGGCCATCGACATCACATAATGCGGCATTGTGAACTCCGCCTGTATTCTGGAAGGTGACAGCAGAATTTTGTAAATCCTTCATCAAGCGGAAGCAGTCATCAGGAGTCAATTTTACCGAAACATGATCCATTTTCTTGGCAGTCAACGCATCATTCACAAAGACGAATCCCTGTCTGCTCATCCCGCAGCAAGATGTGATATACCGCTTATTTTGAAAGTCCTGGTAGTAAGGGTTCACTTTATCAGTCTTCACATGGACAAAGCCTTCTTTTTCCTGGACCCAGATTTCTTTTATCTCTTCATATTTTTTGATGATGCCTTCCGAAGCCAAATAACCAATCACCATATCTTCGATGTATTCAGGTGTACAAACCATCGTGACAAATTCCTGGCCATTTATTTTCACAGTAACGGGAAACTCCGTTACGACCGTATCTTCCGTTCGCTCCATGTTACCTTTGGTTATCCGGATGATGCCCCTCTTCATTTCAATCGCTTTCATGTTCCCACTCCTTTTAATATCCAGGAGCCAATTGACCAATATGTAAGGAACATGGTCAATGCCCGTTGAGTTTGTCAGCAATATTCTTATCAAATACAAATACGGAAATCGCTATGTTCTCTTTGATTTTGATGTCTGAAAACAAATGGACCAGTTTTGCTCCAACCAGTTCTTCCATTCCATCAGGAGGACTCTCTGAATACACATCCTGTATCATTTTGGTTCGTGCTGAATGGACCATGTCCCTTCCTTCCTCTGATCTTGATATGAACATTTCCGTAGGAGTCAAATTCCCATATAGTGTAGTAACGGCCATATTATCGACGAAAACCGTGTGTATGCGGTCTGGTCCTTTACCGAAGAGTTCCTTGCGCAGCTTACGAATCATATCATTAAATTCATGGATAACTTTTGACACCCTTACGTCACTCCAATTCAAGGAAATTAAGTTCTCAATTGTTTTATCATAAAACAACGCGAAGAAAAACGAAAGGCATTTGGGAATGATAACCTCCATCAAGGATTGTTTCTCCTTAAAATTAAAGTTATAATATCAAAGAGGAAAGTTGGGAGTATAATAGTGTACTGTTGTGTCCCCATCTTTTTTAAAATTATCCATTATGGTATGGATTGGTATATTGGCAAGCATTGCTATTAAACTATTCCACCATGACCTACACTTCCGTTCAGAGCCGGAGGTGTGATCATGGTGGTTTTTTGCGTGTTTTTGGCTATAAAAGGGGGATATATAATGAGCGATTCAAACATCACCATCAAAATCAATGGGATGGATTATACCGCTAAAAACGGTGCGACAATACTGGAAGTCATCAATCAAAACGAGATAGCCCATCCACAGATTTGTTATGTACCTGAAGTGGATCCGATCCAAACATGCGACACATGCATCGTCGAGGTTAACGGGAAACTCGTCCGATCATGTTCGACAACGGCAATGAACGGCATGGATATTGCCTTGGACTCAAACAAGGCAAAAGAAGTCCAAACCGAAGCCATGGACCGTATCCTGGAAAATCATTCTTTATACTGTACTGTATGTGATAATAATAACGGAAATTGTAAACTGCATAACACAGCAGAATTAATGGAAATTGAGCACCAAAAATATCCTTACACACCGAAAGTGGAATTGGGTGCCGTCGATATGTCCCATCCATTTTACCGCTATGATGCCAATCAATGCATCGCATGCGGGCAGTGTGTTGAAGTCTGCCAAAACCTTCAGGTCAATGAGACTCTGTCCATCGACTGGGAAGCAGAACGCCCTCGGGTAATCTGGGATGAAGGAACGGAAATCAATAACTCATCTTGTGTAGGCTGCGGACAGTGTGTAACCATTTGTCCTTGTAATGCTTTAATGGAAAAATCGATGCTTGGTGAGGCTGGTTTCATGTCAGGTTTGAAAAACGATATGCTTGAACCAATGATTGACCTTGTTAAAGAAGTGGAACCTGGATACAGCGGGATTTTTGCCATTTCGGAAATTGAAGCGGCTATGCGTGAAACACGGACGAAGAAGACAAAAACGGTCTGTACGTTCTGTGGGGTAGGATGTACATTCGAAGTCTGGACCAAAGGCCGTAAAATCCTTAAAGTCGAACCTACTCATGAAGGCCCCGTTAATGCGATTTCCACTTGTGTTAAAGGGAAATTCGGTTGGGACTTCGTAAACTCGGAAAAACGTTTGACCAAGCCCCTGATTCGTAAAAATGGAAGATTCGTTGAATCAAGCTGGGATGAAGCACTTGATTTGGTTGCATCCAGACTCGGTTCGATCAAACAGCAATACGGCGGAAATTCAGTAGGCTTCATTTCCTCATCCAAGATCACGAATGAAGAAAACTATGTAATTCAAAAACTCGCACGGCAAATGTTCGAAACGAATAACGTCGACAATTGCTCTCGTTATTGCCAATCCCCGGCAACAGACGGATTGTTCCGTACAGTCGGCATGGGTGGAGATGCTGGTACGATTAAAGATATCGCCGCCGCAGGTCTCGTCATCATCGTTGGGGCTAACCCCGCAGAAGGACATCCGGTTCTGGCGACTCGCGTTAAACGGGCCCAAAAGCTTCACGGACAGAAACTGATCGTTGCGGACATTCGTAAAAATGAAATGGCCGAGCGTTCTGACATCCATATCAGTCCAAAACAAGGAACAGACCAAGTTTGGCTGATGGCCGTTACAAAATATATGATCGATCAAGGCTGGCATGATCAAGAATTCATCAATGAAAATGTTAACTTCTTCGATGATTATAAAGAAGTACTTGAGAAATATACCCTGGAATATGCAGAACTGAACACAGGTATTTCAAAAAAAACATTGACCCAAATAGCTGAAAGCATTCGCGATGCAGATGGTACATGCATTCTCTGGGGAATGGGCGTAACACAAAACACTGGTGCTTCCGATACGTCGGCTGCAATTTCCAACCTGCTTTTAGCTACAGGTAACTACCGTCGCCCAGGAGCGGGAGCTTATCCGCTTCGCGGCCACAACAATGTACAGGGCGCTTGCGATATGGGCACCCTTCCAACATGGCTTCCAGGATATCAGCATGTTACCGATGATGCGGCACGCGCTAAATTCGAAAAAACTTATGGGGTTAAAATCGACAGCAAACCAGGCATGAACAATATCGAAATGCTCGAAGCGATTGATAAAGGCGACATGAAAGCCATGTATCTTGTAGGCGAAGATATGGCACTCGTTGATGCGGATGCAAACCATGTCGATAAAGTGTTATCCGGATTGGATTTCTTTGTTGTCCAGGATATTTTCCTTTCAAGGACAGCCCAATATGCTGACGTGGTATTACCCGGAGCTCCATCTCTTGAAAAAGACGGAACGTTCACCAATACGGAGCGCCGTGTACAGCGTTTATATAAAGCCCTTCCAACTTTGGGAGATTCTAAAGCGGACTGGGAGATCACTCAAGAGATCGCCAACCGCTTAGGTGCGAATTGGGACTACACCCACCCCAGTGAAATCTATGATGAAATGGCAAGCCTGTCACCAATATTCAGCCAAGCCAATTACGAGGTGCTGGAAGGATGGAACAGCTTCCTATGGGGAAGCCATGATGGATCAAACACGCCGCTTCTTTATGTGGATGGCTTCAATTTCCCTGATAAGAAAGCACGCTTTGCACTGGCTGACTGGGTGGAACCGCATAAATTTCCAGAAGAATATGACCTTCATATCAATAATGGACGCATGCTCGAGCATTTCCATGAAGGAAATATGACGAACAAATCCAATGGCATCCAATCGAAAGTACCTGATATTTTCGTTGAGGTTTCACCAGAACTTGCTAAAGAACGTAAAGTCAGTGATGGCGGACTCGTTCGCTTAGTGTCGCCATTCGGTGCCGTTAAATTAAAAGTCCTGATCACAGACCGTGTAAAAAATAATGAGCTATTTTTACCGATGAACTCAGTTGATAAAGACTCAGCCATTAACTTCCTGACTGGTCCCATCTATGATCAACGCACAAGCACGCCCGCTTACAAACAGACGATGGTCCGCATGGAAGTATTAAGTGCAAGCGGAGATATCCCATTACCGGGTACCAACCCACGGAATAAAAAACGTCATCCTCAAAACGGTGTCGAGGTTGAACTTAAGTGGGCTCGTCCAGGGTATGTTCACTTAACGGATAAATAAACGAGGAGGGTGAAGATCATGGCAGCTCCCATTACGGAAATCCATAATCCCATTACTGAGGAAGAAATAAAACTTCAAAAACTAGAAGAACTGAAAACGCTGATCACCAACAATGAAGATGCATTAAACAATATGTTTAAAATTGTCAATGAACTGAATGACTCCGGAGTATTCGAAGCTGCGACCTCCATGCTTCAAGGAAAAGAACAAATTGCCAAAATCGCACTTCACCAAGTCACTAGACAACCTGTAACAAACCTGATCAATACCCTTATGGGGGCAACAGGAGCCTTGATGAATGCCGATGCCGCACAATCCACGAAACTGCTTAACAGTGCACTGGCAGGAATCGATGAAGGAAACAAATTCCTTCAGGCCGATAAAAAAATCGGCGTTTTGGATTTAATGAAAACGTTAAATGATCCAGACATAAACCGGGCAATCGGCTTTGGCGTCCACTTCCTAAAGGGAATGGGCAAGGAATTAAAAGAATAGTATCAGAAAAAAGACTTAAGAGAAGTTCATGCTTCTTTTGAGTCTTTTTCTATCATGTAGGACGATATTGTCTAAAACAAAAGGATGGACTCTGGCAGCAATTAAGATCGATGGAATAATGTCCATGGATCTATTACTCCTATTGAATCCAACCAGCGCATAGGTAGTAAAAGAAGC
It contains:
- a CDS encoding DUF1641 domain-containing protein translates to MAAPITEIHNPITEEEIKLQKLEELKTLITNNEDALNNMFKIVNELNDSGVFEAATSMLQGKEQIAKIALHQVTRQPVTNLINTLMGATGALMNADAAQSTKLLNSALAGIDEGNKFLQADKKIGVLDLMKTLNDPDINRAIGFGVHFLKGMGKELKE
- a CDS encoding DUF2294 domain-containing protein, which codes for MSKVIHEFNDMIRKLRKELFGKGPDRIHTVFVDNMAVTTLYGNLTPTEMFISRSEEGRDMVHSARTKMIQDVYSESPPDGMEELVGAKLVHLFSDIKIKENIAISVFVFDKNIADKLNGH
- the fdhF gene encoding formate dehydrogenase subunit alpha; this translates as MSDSNITIKINGMDYTAKNGATILEVINQNEIAHPQICYVPEVDPIQTCDTCIVEVNGKLVRSCSTTAMNGMDIALDSNKAKEVQTEAMDRILENHSLYCTVCDNNNGNCKLHNTAELMEIEHQKYPYTPKVELGAVDMSHPFYRYDANQCIACGQCVEVCQNLQVNETLSIDWEAERPRVIWDEGTEINNSSCVGCGQCVTICPCNALMEKSMLGEAGFMSGLKNDMLEPMIDLVKEVEPGYSGIFAISEIEAAMRETRTKKTKTVCTFCGVGCTFEVWTKGRKILKVEPTHEGPVNAISTCVKGKFGWDFVNSEKRLTKPLIRKNGRFVESSWDEALDLVASRLGSIKQQYGGNSVGFISSSKITNEENYVIQKLARQMFETNNVDNCSRYCQSPATDGLFRTVGMGGDAGTIKDIAAAGLVIIVGANPAEGHPVLATRVKRAQKLHGQKLIVADIRKNEMAERSDIHISPKQGTDQVWLMAVTKYMIDQGWHDQEFINENVNFFDDYKEVLEKYTLEYAELNTGISKKTLTQIAESIRDADGTCILWGMGVTQNTGASDTSAAISNLLLATGNYRRPGAGAYPLRGHNNVQGACDMGTLPTWLPGYQHVTDDAARAKFEKTYGVKIDSKPGMNNIEMLEAIDKGDMKAMYLVGEDMALVDADANHVDKVLSGLDFFVVQDIFLSRTAQYADVVLPGAPSLEKDGTFTNTERRVQRLYKALPTLGDSKADWEITQEIANRLGANWDYTHPSEIYDEMASLSPIFSQANYEVLEGWNSFLWGSHDGSNTPLLYVDGFNFPDKKARFALADWVEPHKFPEEYDLHINNGRMLEHFHEGNMTNKSNGIQSKVPDIFVEVSPELAKERKVSDGGLVRLVSPFGAVKLKVLITDRVKNNELFLPMNSVDKDSAINFLTGPIYDQRTSTPAYKQTMVRMEVLSASGDIPLPGTNPRNKKRHPQNGVEVELKWARPGYVHLTDK
- the fdhD gene encoding formate dehydrogenase accessory sulfurtransferase FdhD, whose protein sequence is MKAIEMKRGIIRITKGNMERTEDTVVTEFPVTVKINGQEFVTMVCTPEYIEDMVIGYLASEGIIKKYEEIKEIWVQEKEGFVHVKTDKVNPYYQDFQNKRYITSCCGMSRQGFVFVNDALTAKKMDHVSVKLTPDDCFRLMKDLQNSAVTFQNTGGVHNAALCDVDGLVLSRMDIGRHNALDKIYGHCLKNGISIEGKAIVFSGRISSEILLKVAKIGCELILSKSAPTELALELAEGLGITTVGFIRNDSLNIYTCPERIQLND